One region of Salvelinus namaycush isolate Seneca chromosome 3, SaNama_1.0, whole genome shotgun sequence genomic DNA includes:
- the LOC120043810 gene encoding olfactory receptor 146-like, with the protein MENNTYPNHVLLLEGLKVTQQSSYPAFILFLIIYIFTMVANIGLIVLISMERSLHQPMYILLCNLPLNDIVGATTLIPRLLWDILTTAPERYITYIECVIQAFYTHVYATTSHTVLMIMAFDRYVAICNPLRYATIMTNKMVIRLSVSAWGVAIVLVGILLGLTIRLSRCRSNIFNPYCDNASLFKLSCENVFINNIYGLIFTVVLFVSSIGSISLTYLKIAIVCLSSKNSSLNSKALTTCSTHLLVYLIVLGCGFTIIVLHRFPAFADLRKVSSVLGSVVPTCLNPIIYGLQTKEIKQRIFRVFHRAKVST; encoded by the coding sequence ATGGAGAACAACACGTACCCTAACCACGTTCTCCTCCTGGAGGGGTTAAAGGTCACACAACAGTCCTCGTACCCTGccttcatcctcttcctcattaTCTACATCTTCACAATGGTGGCCAACATCGGACTCATAGTATTGATCTCCATGGAGAGGAGCCTGCACCAGCCCATGTACATCCTCCTCTGCAACCTGCCTCTTAATGACATAGTCGGGGCTACAACGTTGATACCTCGTCTGTTATGGGACATTTTGACCACAGCTCCTGAGCGATATATCACTTACATAGAGTGTGTCATTCAGGCTTTCTATACTCATGTTTATGCTACGACATCAcacaccgttctcatgatcatggCCTTTGACAGGTATGTGGCCATCTGCAACCCCCTGCGGTACGCTACCATCATGACAAACAAAATGGTTATCAGGTTGTCTGTGTCTGCCTGGGGGGTGGCCATAGTCTTAGTGGGGATTCTGCTGGGCCTCACCATCCGCCTGTCACGCTGCAGGTCTAACATATTTAACCCTTACTGCGACAACGCCTCCTTATTCAAGCTCTCCTGTGAGAACGTGTTCATAAATAACATATATGGCTTAATCTTTACTGTTGTGCTGTTTGTCTCGTCCATAGGCAGCATCAGTCTCACCTATCTCAAGATCGCCATTGTGTGTCTGAGCAGTAAAAACAGCTCTTTAAACAGCAAGGCCCTGACAACCTGCAGCACACACTTACTGGTCTACCTCATCGTGCTGGGATGTGGGTTTACCATTATCGTCCTCCACCGCTTCCCAGCCTTTGCAGACCTGCGCAAAGTGAGCAGTGTTCTGGGTAGTGTGGTCCCTACTTGTCTCAACCCCATAATATATGGTTTACAGACTAAAGAGATTAAACAGAGGATCTTTAGAGTGTTTCACAGAGCCAAGGTGTCCACATGA
- the LOC120043811 gene encoding olfactory receptor 10J4-like: MNSTRPSPVTFFIIQGLVENRMLRTDPKLGSPMYFFLHNLSFMEMVYTTVTVPNMLSGFLTEVITVSVPGCFLHMYCFIQMAVNNHALLTVMAYDCYVAICNSLLYTAVMTQPVHLPLIIGAWTLDAICTSRPLPCAAHHGVLIFTSYILIGVAIAKMGAAQRLLPCGKLLSRVCKMGSHQEMVCIIVSVLYSALTPFMNLIIYSLRNKELRKAITEPSHCRAAENSTRCPGHKIVSKFS; encoded by the exons ATGAACAGCACCCGGCCCAGCCCTGTCACCTTCTTCATCATCCAGGGCCTGGTGGAAAACAGAATG CTGCGGACCGACCCGAAGCTGGGCTCCCCCATGTACTTCTTCCTACACAACCTGTCCTTCATGGAAATGGTCTACACCACAGTCACTGTCCCCAACATGTTGTCAGGCTTCCTGACTGAGGTCATAACTGTTTCCGTTCCCGGCTGCTTCCTCCATATGTACTGCTTCATCCAGATGGCCGTCAACAACCACGCCCTGCTGACCGTCATGGCCTACGATTGCTATGTGGCCATCTGTAATTCTCTCCTCTACACCGCTGTGATGACCCAACCCGTCCACCTGCCCCTCATCATCGGGGCGTGGACCTTAGACGCCATCTGCACCTCTCGGCCATTGCCATG CGCTGCTCACCACGGCGTGCTCATCTTTACTTCCTACATCCTCATCGGTGTGGCGATAGCTAAAATGGGCGCCGCCCAGCGACTCCTACCTTGTGGGAAACTTCTCTCCAGAG TATGCAAAATGGGTTCCCACCAGGAGATG gTGTGTATCATCGTGTCAGTGCTGTACTCAGCTTTGACTCCTTTCATGAACCTGATTATCTACAGCCTGAGGAACAAGGAGCTGAGAAAGGCTATCACAGAGCCATCTCACTGCAGGGCCGCAGAAAACTCAACACGCTGTCCTGGCCACAAAATAGTAAGCAAATTCTCCTGA